In Shewanella sp. VB17, a single genomic region encodes these proteins:
- the ispC gene encoding 1-deoxy-D-xylulose-5-phosphate reductoisomerase translates to MQKMVILGATGSIGTSTLSVISVNPEAYSVYALVANTNVDKMLVLCERYKPNVVHMVDTQAALSLQARLDNKLHIEVTTGEDQLNSLVTASCVDTVMAAIVGAAGLVPTLAAVKAGKRVLLANKESLVMSGRLFIEEMRRSGAQVLPVDSEHNAIFQALPESVQQNIGVCELDQAGVSHILLTGSGGPFLTSDLNSLAQMTPAQACQHPNWTMGRKISVDSASMMNKGLEYIEARWLFNASAEQLKVVIHPQSVIHSMVQYRDGSVLAQLGCPDMRTPIAHCLSYPQRTYSGVEPLDFFKVGQLSFLEPDFTRFPCLSLAIEACEQGQEAATVLNAANEISVAAFLNNEINFTDIAKVNEICLSQVEKLNLNSIDDILALDVQTRVYASEWVSKI, encoded by the coding sequence ATGCAGAAAATGGTTATTTTAGGCGCAACAGGTTCAATCGGGACAAGTACTCTCAGTGTGATCAGTGTTAACCCTGAGGCATATTCAGTTTATGCGCTAGTGGCCAACACTAACGTTGATAAAATGCTTGTTTTGTGTGAACGGTATAAGCCTAACGTCGTTCATATGGTTGATACGCAAGCGGCGCTATCTTTACAGGCTCGTTTAGATAATAAGTTACATATTGAAGTGACGACAGGTGAAGATCAGCTTAATAGTTTGGTGACAGCAAGCTGTGTCGATACTGTCATGGCTGCGATTGTGGGAGCGGCTGGGTTAGTGCCGACTTTGGCGGCTGTTAAAGCTGGTAAACGAGTGCTATTAGCCAATAAAGAGTCTTTAGTGATGTCAGGGAGACTCTTTATTGAAGAGATGCGCAGATCGGGTGCTCAAGTCTTGCCTGTTGACAGTGAGCATAATGCTATATTTCAAGCATTACCAGAATCGGTACAGCAAAATATTGGTGTGTGTGAATTAGATCAAGCTGGGGTTTCTCACATATTGTTAACTGGATCGGGTGGGCCATTTTTGACATCAGATCTCAATTCGTTAGCACAAATGACTCCAGCACAAGCCTGTCAGCATCCCAATTGGACTATGGGTCGCAAGATATCGGTTGATTCCGCGAGTATGATGAATAAGGGACTTGAATATATTGAGGCGCGTTGGCTATTTAATGCTTCGGCTGAGCAGCTAAAAGTCGTGATCCATCCTCAAAGCGTTATACATTCTATGGTTCAGTACCGAGACGGCTCAGTGCTTGCCCAATTGGGGTGTCCTGATATGCGCACTCCTATAGCACATTGCCTGTCTTACCCACAAAGAACTTACTCTGGAGTTGAACCTTTAGATTTTTTCAAAGTCGGACAGTTAAGTTTCTTAGAACCTGACTTTACACGATTTCCCTGTTTATCATTGGCGATAGAAGCCTGTGAACAAGGGCAGGAAGCTGCCACAGTGTTAAATGCAGCAAACGAGATCTCAGTGGCTGCATTTTTGAATAATGAAATTAACTTTACCGATATCGCAAAAGTAAATGAAATTTGTTTAAGTCAAGTTGAAAAACTAAACCTAAACAGTATTGATGATATTTTAGCATTGGATGTACAGACTCGTGTCTATGCTTCAGAATGGGTAAGCAAAATTTAA